The stretch of DNA AGCGACATTTTCTAACGTAACTAAAAAATCATCAAGATCAATCGGCTTTAAAACGTATTTATCAATACCGACATCTATCGCTTTTAGAAGTGTTTCTTTTTCACTATTTGTGCTAAAAACTATAATAGGTGTATCTTTTGAAATTTCTTTAATGCATTTAGCCATATCAAGGCCATTCATTATAGGCATAAAAACGTCTGTTATAACCATATTTGGATTATATTTTTTAAATTTCTTAAGTCCTTCATCGCCATTTTGAGCAGTGATAACTTTTTCGAATTTATCTCGCATAACTTCTTGTACTATTTTTTTACCATCTCCCTCATTTTCAACGATAAGAACGGTTAGATTATTAAGAATCTTGCTCATTTATTCTTCCTTTTTGGTTATATTTATCAAACTTCATAAATTTTGACACAATTAACAATTATCTCT from Campylobacter concisus encodes:
- a CDS encoding response regulator transcription factor; this encodes MSKILNNLTVLIVENEGDGKKIVQEVMRDKFEKVITAQNGDEGLKKFKKYNPNMVITDVFMPIMNGLDMAKCIKEISKDTPIIVFSTNSEKETLLKAIDVGIDKYVLKPIDLDDFLVTLENVAKNKIETANIIQVTNGYSFNKIKRVLIRDGVEISLTKKELAFISLLIKRLGTLVLHDEIKNVVWVGESVTEAAIRTFVKRVRDKVGSNFIKNVPGLGYKIDRRLS